One Hyphomonadaceae bacterium BL14 genomic window, CCGGCGATGTCATCGCCGAGATCGAGACCGACAAGGCCACCATGGAGGTGGAGGCCGTCGATGAAGGCGTGATGGGCAAAATCCTCGTCGAGGCCGGAACCGAAGGGGTGAAGGTCAATGCGGTGATAGCGCTCCTCCTGGAAGAGGGCGAGGACAAGGGCGCGCTGGAGGGGGCGGGGTCTTCATCTAAAAAAGACTCCCCCCCACCCCAACCCTCCCCCAAGGGGGAGGGAGGCAAGTTCTCCACGTCTGAGAAAACTCAGCAACAAGATGCGGCGTCTGACGATAACTCTGAGGCCGATGATACCTCGTCTCCCTCCCCCTCGGGGGAGGGCCGGGGTGGGGGGAGCGGCGGCTCAACCCGCATAAAAGCCTCGCCACTCGCGCGCCGCCTCGCCGAGCAGGCCGGGCTGACGCTGTCGGACATTGAAGGCTCCGGCCCCGGCGGGCGGATCATCAAGCGTGATGTGGAGGCGGCGTCCAAGGCCGCGCCCGCCGCGAAACAGGTCGACGCTCCGCGCGCCCAAGCCTCGAGCGCCAAATCCACCGGCGACGCGCCCAGGCCGCAGATCGACGAGCACGAGCCGCTGGCGCGCTATGGCATTTCGGCGGACCGCTATAAGCTGCGCAAGGCTGACGGCATCCAGAAAATCTCAGCCAAACGCCTCACGGACTCCTTCCGCGACGTGCCGCACTTCCCGCTGAATGTGGATTGCCGCCTTGATGCGCTGCTGGCCTTCCGCAAGCAGATCAATGACAAGGCGCCGGACGGCGTGAAGGTGTCGGTCAACGACATCCTGATCAAGGCGTCGGGCCTCGCCCTCAAGCGCGTGCCCGAGGCCAATGCCAGCTGGATCGAGGACGGGCGCGTGGCGATGCACAA contains:
- a CDS encoding pyruvate dehydrogenase complex dihydrolipoamide acetyltransferase, with protein sequence MPIEILMPALSPTMEEGNLSSWLVKEGDAVKSGDVIAEIETDKATMEVEAVDEGVMGKILVEAGTEGVKVNAVIALLLEEGEDKGALEGAGSSSKKDSPPPQPSPKGEGGKFSTSEKTQQQDAASDDNSEADDTSSPSPSGEGRGGGSGGSTRIKASPLARRLAEQAGLTLSDIEGSGPGGRIIKRDVEAASKAAPAAKQVDAPRAQASSAKSTGDAPRPQIDEHEPLARYGISADRYKLRKADGIQKISAKRLTDSFRDVPHFPLNVDCRLDALLAFRKQINDKAPDGVKVSVNDILIKASGLALKRVPEANASWIEDGRVAMHKHADVSVAVAIEGGLITPIIFDADQKGLAQISAEMKDLAARARDRKLKPEEFQGGTFSLSNLGMFGIKSFASILNPPQGMILSVGAGEERPVITDGAIAKATVMTVTLTCDHRVVDGATGSRWIAAFKGFIEDPVTMLM